A segment of the Mastacembelus armatus chromosome 7, fMasArm1.2, whole genome shotgun sequence genome:
GAGTGGGGACTGCTGCACCGCAGTGGGCCTGCAGATGAATGAAGATGCAAATAGAGGGAGGGGGAAGTGAAAGCCTTTAGTGACACTAAGCACACTCCAGAGGCCCTGGTGCAGAACGCTCAGCTTCTGCACATCAAGGACACAACCCCTCTGTCGGAGCATCCCCTTGGCACACATCACATTCTGTCCATCTACATTTTTATCCATACACTTGGCTCCTTATGCTGAGATGAGCCAATGATAAGAGACAGATGTGCCCTCCTCAGAGAATCCAGTTTGATAAGCTGCTGTTCCACAAAGTATTAAATAACTTAAGGAACCACTGGAATAAAAACAGGCCCTATTTTGCATGAGAATGGATAAGGCTGGAAAATGTTCCCTCACACATTGGCTTTGCCTTGGCTGTAAATGTCAATTTCATGTCATATTCTTTCTCTATTCATCCATGCTGTTTGTGATTGCTTCATCCCTTTGcatgaaaatgacatgaaatgaacATTGGTCTATTCTGGTGCCCAAGAAATCCATATTAAAGGACGGGCTTTCAACCAATCACACAATGTGAAGTATATGCTGTATATTTCTAGTCATATGCAGTGTGTCTAAAGAGGCATGAGGTCTTTCTATAGTTTTCTTTATCCAGTAAGAGAAGCTTTCCTGATGGGACCTTGGCTATGCTAAGTAGTGTCACAACCATGATGCAGGCCCCATGTGGCATGCTGTTTCTGGGAGTTAGTCAGGCATACAGTAGTCTGACTTTCCTCTTCACTGGTTACAGAAATACAGGTGAGCCCACAGCAGGTGAACCTGTCATAGTCAGCACCTGCAGGATCCTAACAGCCAGCAGGGGAAATATGAAGGACATAGGAAGTTTGTTGTGAAGAGTTTTGCTGTGCCACCTGGGAAGCTTACTGATGAAGGTGAAACACAACGTTGTCTGAAGACACACGGTGAGAAGACAAACTGTTACAAAATGCTATTCGTTAACTGTATGTAATTTTACATTGCAAGAatctaaaaaagacaaaaaagaccatcttctttaaaaattaaatgtgttgatTTATGTAAGAAGAccaaaaatgcatttgttataTTATACAACGTATAATATTAGATGAGGCTAGGTGCTGTAGTACTTTGTTTCTACAAGCCACCAGATGTTACTTCTCTTGCTTTGTTTGAGGCTCCAATGCCTCTTTTTTGGTGATAAATAGGAAGAAAGCCCCAAAGCTTAAGGCTTCATCTGTCACTCAAAACTCACATCCATGCCCTTTTGGCCTTTTAAAGCATTGCTCATGCAGTTCAGTTTGGCACaataatttgtttaaatgttgatttatgAAATAATTGTCTGTAATTGCTGCTTCGTGCCACTGTTAATTTGAGCTATCTCCCTCCTGAAGCACATTAGGACAGATTTATATAATGAAGTAATTACTTCAGTTGCGAAGAATGAAGTACGGACAGCGCAAGAAACTGAGAACAAGAAGCTAGAAATACTCCAGTGCAATTTTCTGTTATGAAACTGTTTGTCTCAACAGAGAATGTGAAAATACCCTGGTTGTGAGCAAATGCGTCTGTTAATTAAAGCTCACACATGACAGCAAAGCTAATTTGAATCTCCAAACATTAccatttttattcagtttagTTTCTGATGCCAGTTCCTGGACCTACTCTGCTGCAGTATGTcatatatctgtttttttttcagcttgctAGCAATTCTCACTACGTCACACCTTCAAAAATAtagctctgtgttttcttttgggtTTCTGTCACCCACCAGAATCTGCCATCACAACCAAGTGTGCTCCATTGTCTGCTAGCCTTGTCATTGTTATTAGTCTTTTGGATTGCCTGTGGAGGTATCGGCAGGCCCCGGGAAGCAGGCACGAGGCTGGATAATTAGTTGCTGTTCAATGCCAGACGGGCACATTGCCGTCACTTGGAGGGGAAATGGAAAGTGGCATCACTATCACAGTAACACCGGAACAACCTTTGGTGTGAGGGCTGGGTTCCAGTGCATCTGTCACACCATTAGTCATCTACCCACTGGCAAGACAATAGTGCTTACCAGCCTAGCAATACACAGCATGGAAAATTGCTTAATCTGAGAGTGCATTATTCTTGTCATATTTGTCATAATTAGTTGTGGTGTGGTGGAGTCGATATTGAGTTTTGTATTGGCTCTGCTTGTGGACAAAGATTTAGGTATTTTAAATCTTTTATAAACAAGATGCATCTGGAAAACAAATAGAAACAAACATTCTTGTCTTTATTTATGTATCTATGCCCTTTGCATTGGTATCGAATGATTATATATATGGCTTCCTTGACAATTTAAACCCCTGCAATAATACATTTGATTTCCCAGGTGCGGCATCTTCATGTCACATATCACCCATGAGCTTATGGCTGGGACTGCTGGGGACCCTGGGGTGACGGCTCTGCTGGTGTCTGTAAGAGGCGAGGATGATAACGAGGAGGATAAAGATGCCTGCAAGCAAGGTGCCACCAAAGCCCAGCAGGATGCCATACAAGAGCGGTAGAGCGACATCCAAAGGCCCCTTCTCGTACAGAGGGACAGGTGCCTGCTCCACTATCAAATCCAGGTCACGCGATGTAAGATCCCTTactagtacacacacacacaaacaaggcaGACACATTTACCATCTCAATGGACAGGGGCAGCAGTCaattttttgtcaaattttaaCTTGAATAAAACACCCAGGAGATTGAAAAAAATGGACAGGtgataattacatttttgaatTTCTGGATGTCTTGGGAAATACTTGGCATATACTGAGAACCTTGATGTTGAAAAGTAATGAGTTGGAAGCATGCCCACGGCCACCAAATTTAATCCAGCATCTCATCTAAACACTTAATAGATTCAGGGTTCAGTGAAACGTTATATCATTTGTCATTTAGACAGCCTCCAGAGGGATAACCCAAAAATCTCCTCTTGACATCAGTAGCCCAAGATATGTGGGCTCAGGCACAGCCACATATGTTAAGATTCAGTTCTCCatcacttattttattttataatgtgtCAAACTATTGTGACCCCTACAAGCCTTAGGATAAATGATCATACCTGTTCTTTTTCTGATCCTTTGGCCTGCATGCTGGTGCTCTTTTGCATCCGACTGAATTGATGGAACGTTTAAGGAGTTTACATATTTGTGATAATCTTCAACATAGCGTTTCAGACTCAAGGCTTTGTCCTGGTTGATGTTCTTTCCCACTTCTGTGAAAACACAAGCACAGGCCCAATGACTTCAAGTAACGTCAAGTGCTAAAAGTGCACCTGTTCCATCCTGcaaatttgaatttaattgTTCTTTTCCTGCCCTGGACATAATTAGTTCTGGCAGGAGAGTGACTGCTGTCCTtcagagtaaaacaaaacaaactgctcaAGTTTCTACATATAAGCAGATCTTTTCAGGGCTGCAATCAAGTGTATGATAATTGCTGCATCCTGCGTCCATATAGTCTTTCTCATCAAAGCCACCCCCCCACAGTCTTATAACTCATCTCTGCCCatcctctctttgtcttttttcctccaaagctgctgatGAAAGGAGCAGATGGTTTGTTCTCTGGTTGGTGTCAGCTCCACTGAGTCCTCTGTCAGATCATTTACACCTCCTTCTATCCAACGCCACTCGGCTGTGGAGTTGTGTGCACACTGGACTGCAACACATGCCAGATACTGGCAGTGTGCAAAATATGCCACTTTTGAAGTTCCAATTAAAACTAATCTCAAAGTAATGAAGCAATTACGCACTGTTGTTAAAGGCTTGAGGAGGCCTTATTGACCGAAATAAACCAATTTTGAAAATATACTGCCGTGTACCCAAATGAGGCTTTGTTCCAATTTCCTTTTGTCAAGGGACATGCTGTGATGTCTGCTTACAAGATTTGCTGCTATCAACAACACTGTTCTGTACATAAGTGAaccattttaatttgaaactcATTATATCAGTGGCACCACACAAAAGTGTTCTATTtgtcctctttctgtcttgcATTTGCTTCTCACCAATGGCGACGTCTGTTCTGCCGATGTGCTGCAAGGCGCGAGAAAGCCTGTCATAGTAGGTCTGCTCGCCGTACCTCAGCAGCCAGTCTGTCAGGGCCGTCCGGCACTGAGCCTCACTATCtagtaaacacaaaacatatggCCATCAGACAGACAGGTCCCTGGCAGTCAGCTTGCTGCCAGAAGCTCCCCATGCTGAGCTGGATGTGTGAGAAACAGACAGGTCTCAGGGCAGATTTAATCTACCTTATTACAGCTTTGAGTGTGCCTGTTCAGCCCCTCAGGGCTCTCCTCTACTCTCTTTGTGGTTTAGCTTGTAACTTTTTTATGCAGATGTTGGACATCTATGATTTCTGTGGTCTGAAGTGTCAAAGGTATCGGGTGAGATGTGTTTCAGATATTGAGCACCAACCCTCAGCAGAAGAAGTGTCTCTCTTGGCTCGGGTGTTGTGATCTAGCTGATTATTTTCTGCTGAGAGGTGTTCAAGATGCTGGAAGATGTTTTCCTCTGGGTGAGAGAGGGTGAACAGAAGATCCTCGCACTCCTTAGACGTCAGCAACTCCACTAAACGCTGCACTTGATGGGCACTGATATCTTCTGCCACTAAACACACAGAAGACAAACTACTTGTACAATGTATAATCTCACTGGAATGACACCAGTGTAGCCAGCAGACAATAGGGCCTGAATAGCCTGAAGTCAATGATTGTACATCTATCCATTGTCTATACAGCTTATCCTGTAAAGGTTGTGTTCGGCCACAAGTTCAAAGGCAGAACCTTCTTGCCgtaaggcaacagtgctaaccactgctccaccgTGCCAACCGTGACTGTACAAGTCACTGTAAATTCCAGTTACTGAAGCATGGTGCTGACCCCACTCTACATTTCTGCTCTTCAGCTATGCTCTAAATTAGCAAGTGCTTTTTTTGTGGTGTGAAACTGTCATATCACCTTCCTCAGCTGCAAAGAATAGAAGCTGAATAATCAACATTTCACAGCAGAGATCACATCACTGAATTCATGCTGGCTGCTGATGTAACTGCACCTGCTCACCTGTATCCTCCCCGAATGTTGTACTCTGAAGtagaaagatgaaaaagagaCAGAATTTGCAGACTTTCATGTCAGCtgaagtaaaatattttcactttatgcTGCAAGAGTTGAGGGAGGttgcaaaaacatacaaatgagCTAGAATTAGTTTAATTGTAAACAATGCAACTGAGTAgc
Coding sequences within it:
- the tmdd1 gene encoding transmembrane and death domain protein 1; this translates as MKVCKFCLFFIFLLQSTTFGEDTVAEDISAHQVQRLVELLTSKECEDLLFTLSHPEENIFQHLEHLSAENNQLDHNTRAKRDTSSAEDSEAQCRTALTDWLLRYGEQTYYDRLSRALQHIGRTDVAIEVGKNINQDKALSLKRYVEDYHKYVNSLNVPSIQSDAKEHQHAGQRIRKRTVRDLTSRDLDLIVEQAPVPLYEKGPLDVALPLLYGILLGFGGTLLAGIFILLVIILASYRHQQSRHPRVPSSPSHKLMGDM